Part of the Nicotiana sylvestris chromosome 2, ASM39365v2, whole genome shotgun sequence genome, gaccccatgtgctggtaagtgcctagcctaacctcggcgaactagtgacgaggctaggaccagactaccaattaaacatgtgtagttaaatcatatacggcgGAAAGTAAAAGTAGGAATGTTCAGTTAGGAATGGGAGGGGGAAGCATGTTGCGGGGAAACATCAATTAAAAATAGAAAGACAACAAGTAAATGTGAGGAACACCATgtctcaattatcaacaagaatttgaaatcaaacaagtgcacgacatcatccttcgtgcttttacactcgtactcaccataagaatcaatataaactgcacgacattacccttcgtgcttttactctcgtcctcactataaaatcaatataatcagcacggaattgtacatcatgcggcacggcatcacccttcgtgcttttacactcttcctcacaaaatcatacatggcatcacccttcgtgctttaacactctctcaccaaaacaatgcacgggatcacccttcgtgctttaacactattcctcacccaaacaacaatcacaagcaataggGCAAGGAAGCAagtgaaatcacaataaaatcccggcaagggaacaattgtacaacaatcaaatcccggcaagggaacaattgtacaacaatcaaatcccggcaagggaacaatatcaaagaCATTAACATCCGAGCAAGAGAGATAGCATTGAAAgcaacaacatcctggcaagggagacaacataataatcctcttctctttttcacacttacttcataactcacttcacaacttgagccaatgctctataaggttcaattgccaattatacttccacaattcactatacaacttgagccaacgctcttcaatattcaaataccacTATTTCTTCCACAAGctttgttcaacaatagaaaccatcacataaggcatggacaatacaaacggagtcataatagtcataatataagactcaaaGGCATGCTTGGACACCAACGTATAGACACTCGTCActatgtctatacgtcgtactcaacaaataacgcatagcaaataggacacaactcctaatccctcaagctaaggttagaccaagcacttacctcgatgccacgaacacaattcaagtctcaactatcgctttacctcttgattccactgccaatttgctcgtataatcgatttggaagagtacttgtctttgaaaaatcgtccaagtattttggttttgaaagggtttgaaaaatggttgaaatgcatCTAAGTTATGATTTTGTAGGTTgcaggtgtcgcaattgcgaacccctcagaCTGCTaacctcgcatttgcaaaccctGAGGAATCCagtcctcttcgcatttgcgatacttcCTTCGTATTTgcgatgtcacatttgcgacaagtactttgcatttgcgaccaaggtaGCCCAGGCCactattcgcatttgcgacccattGCTCGTATTTGTGAAGCTTGCAGGCCTGCAACACACCAGaaattcctaagtccaaattccactctgtggcctattcaaaactcacccgagccctcaggactccaaatcaaacatgcacacaaacctaaaaatatcatacggacttgctcgtgcaaccaaatcatgaaaataacatataaaattatgaattaaacctcaaaactcatcattttcatcaagaacactttaaagttcataactcttcaaccggagatccaaatcacgtcaaataaactccatttttcaccaaattttacagttatcatttaaatactttaacaagtttgtaccgagctccggaaccaaaatacgggcctgatactaATGGTTTCAAAcagtaattcttttctttatttcatgaaTAACtcagcaaaacaatttctttcaaaaattgatttctaaggcttgggacctcggaattcattttcgggcatacgcccaagtcccatattttactacggacctcccgAGATCGTCAGAACACatatccgggtccgtttgctcaatatgttgaccaaagtcaactaaaatcaaatTTTAACTATAGAAAtctctatttctcatattttcacataaaaaggctttccggatataggtccgaaccacacacgtaaatcgaggtgaggtaaaaaggaggttttaaggcctcagaacacagtatttgtttttgggtcatcacaatttttTTTAGATCTTGTCTTAAATTTATTTAGATTTTATCTTAAAGCCACCAAGTGTCATATTCTCAATACGCCACTTGGTTTAATCTCATGATTCACTaccctccttttaatataatatagatggtTGAACCTTTTCGCATAAGTAACTTATTTTTGCCAAAATTTTTTATTGTTAGGATTTCCATTTTATACCAAAACGgcaaaaagaaagaacaaaagtaatGAACTCTCTCCCTTTTTATTAGTTCAAATTTTACCTATGTTAACCTTCATTTTCATGTTTCTTCACAAAAAAGATGTAAGATTTAAAAATAATCATAGAAATGATCGACTTTAATTTTTTGGTTTCAACTGCAGACAACAGAGGCTTTTACAGGAAATGACTTGATTCTATAGTGgactaatagcccgtttggctAATTGAGAATGAGATTCTACGAAATTCATGGGTAAGTAAGAAATGCTTCCGTACTAATTACAAGAAGATTCACAtacttctttgttttatttcttctCTCTTTCTTCAATAGCCTTAACAACCTTTGGGATGGTCCACCTGAAGTGGGAATGGTCAATGGGAGTCTAATTTCTACGATTCTATCATTGGTATTTCACATTGTGTGAACCAGATTTAATAACTATTTGACTTTTGACCAGAAAAGGAGTTGGTGTGACGGCTACTCTTTGTGATATTTCAGTAAGTTGTTTCTTTATTTCTCCGTTTTTTTCTTCTTGCTTTTACCCATATAAAAAGTACTATAACAAGTAGGATTTGAGATTGatctcaacaacaacaaacccagtgcaATCTCATACGTGGAATTTGGGGAAGGTAATGTGTACACAGGTCTAATTATTTCTATCTTACAAAGGAAGAGAGATTATTTCCGATACACCCCCGACTTAAGAACAGTGAAAAGGACACAATAAACAAACAGTGACAATGGCAAGAAAATAAGATAACATAAACAAATAGCACAACATGTAATAGCAAAGAAACTAGGAACATGAAGCTATAAGAGAAGTGCGAAAACTACCGGCAATAATGCCACATCGTTAAAAACAAGGAACTCGGAATAGGAAAATACAAGACTAGTACTAATACTACTAGTACGACTAGAAGAGACTCTCGACTACCTGTCAACCCAAaatcagaggcggatccaggatttatattttatgggttcaatttttaagatattagcattgaacccattatatttttaaagttatgggttcatatctactatttttataattttaaggaatttttacatataaatttttactccgcgtggaaagttatgggttcaattgaacccgtagTCAACCTTCTACATCCGCATGTGCTCACAACCCTAATCTTCGACCTCCACGCCTCCCTATCGAGGGCCATATCAAAGTAGGATTTGGAGATTGATCTCGCgctaatttttgtttttcaattttCTGAAAATTACAATGTCAAAGATCAGAAATCAATAGTCCTATTTTCATTCGTAGTTCCAGGTTAAATTATTTCTACTATAAATATAGGGTCGCTTATAGAAAGGTGAAAGAAAAGTATACGAAATGAAAGAAATTTTTATTTATACATTGCACGGGGATTGAATTGAAATTACATACAAGGGTGTATTTTCAATTGAATGGCTGGAGAAAAagaataaacaaagaaataaaaggaCAAAATTAGAGGAGGAATCTCCGTTGGATTTCTTCatttatctatctatctatatactatattaaaagcacgaaggtctttagcgaaatgtcgttcacctttttattttaatattttaagaagatatatatttattgatatagGAAACATGCGCAAAGCGCATATCCTAAGACTAGTtagaaaaaaagagttagttcagTATCTCGGTATAACAATACTTTTTGTCATTTTGTAGGATGCATTTTCTTTGAAATTAACATGGGATATTTTCAATATAAAAATGAAAGTGTACTGTTAATTGTGGGGTCAAAACCACCCTTAACAACCTAATTTTCATCTCAAACTCTAGTCAAGTTTAACACTATAAAAGGAGCTCTCTGTTGTACTCTATTCTCACTTCTCGCCACTACATCTCCGACTCTTCTCACACAAAGAAAGTAAATTCCCACCacccaaaagaaaaggaaagtttTCATGGCTAAAACAACCCCAAACCACACTCAAGTTGTTTCAGGATGGGCAGCTCTTGATTCTTCTGGCAAGATCACACCTTACATTTTCAATAGAAGGTATTCGTGATTTTCATGTATAAATATCTTTGCTACGTAATATATAGTATTCCATTTTATATGACACTCCATTTATTTTAGTCAGTTCCACAAAGAATCATGCACTTCTATATTTATGAACTTTTTAATTGTTAACTTTTCATTTGCTCTTGATTACATGCTCTTATAGCTAGAAAAGTGTTATAAGATGTTTAACACTACAAGTTCTAAGAATATTTTTGGCATATATTAAAAGTCTTCGCAAACTTTGTACTTAGTCAAACTATAAATGCCCTCGTATGAAGCGGAAGGGACGGAGTATTATACTTATGGTACTAAAGCAACATAATTTGTGCGAGATATTTGTCATTTTGTTCTACTGAAAATTTAATTTTTACATCATGCTTACGCAGAGAGAATGGTGTAAATGATGTGACCATCAAGATTTTATACTGCGGAATCTGCCATACTGACCTTCACTATGCCAAAAATGATTGGGGTATCACTATGTATCCTGTTGTTCCTGGGTAATAATCAATTATaaacttctctctttttcttttgtccttttACTTTTCATAGTAATTAATAAGTTTCTAATTTTTTATTCGTGTAATTTAGGCATGAGATTACAGGGATTGTTGTGGAAGTTGGGAGCAATGTAACCAACTTCAAAACAGGGGATAAAGTAGGAGTTGGATGCATGTCAGCATCTTGCTTAGAATGTGAATTTTGTAAAAACTCAGAAGAGAATTATTGTGACAAAGTTCAATTCACATATAATGGTGTCTTTTGGGATGGTAGCATTACCTATGGAGGCTATTCCAAAATGCTAGTTGCTGATTATAGGTAAAGTATTAAGCATTAATTAGTATCCTAAGTTCTTCTATCTCaattttgataaaactaatttATATTCTTATTATTTTGAAGGTTTGTGGTTGCTGTACCAGACAACCTACCAATGGATAGAGCAGCACCATTGTTATGTGCAGGAGTTACTGTGTTTTGCCCAATGAAAGACAATAACTTGATTGACTCACCTAGGAAAAAAATAGGAGTTATTGGTTTAGGAGGTTTGGGACATTTGGCTATTAAATTTGCAAAAGCATTTGGGCATCATGTTACTGTCATAAGCACTTCTTtatccaaagaaaatgaggccaaATCCAAATTAGGGGCTGATGATTTCATTGCTAGCTCTAATACACATCAAATGCAGGTTTGTTATATATTTCCACTTCctccttttctttttaaaatatcCATATATATGTGTAACATGTTTAAATATgtataaacttttaaaaattactaTTAAATcggttttttttttctaatttggatataataataataataatgacagtCGAGGCAGAAGACATTGGACTTCATATTGGATACAGTGTCAGCAAATCACTCTCTTGGGCCATACTTAGAGCTGCTCAAAGTTAAAGGAACTTTTGTTATAGTGGGTGCACCAGACAAGCCTTTGGGCCTTCCATCATTTCCATTAATATTTGGTAAGTCAGTCATATTTAAAGATGGTCAGGTTTACAATtgttaattgaaaaatagtcacggtttcaaaagtaatcaaaatttagccacttttttatataaagataaaatctaaacaaaacacccttaaaattcgaaaaaaatattgcataatatgctagagttcGAATTATTATACATATGAGATTTAAGAAGAATTAATCCAAATAGCCGTTCACCCAaccacttaaactaaaaatagctcgtggaggtataatatatgtatagtttatatattatatgtgtataattgtatataatcaatgtataaactatgtatatggctagaaaaaataaacaataaatatggaAGGCTATTTATGTAAAGATCTCATTTCATAATGTGCTgtagttccaacataatatgcttgAAGTTTGTACGCAGGAGCCCCATAATTTAGCATATCATGCTGAAAGTTTCCGTGTTTCAGCAAAACAGTGACTATTTCTCAATGACTTTACAAAtattggctattttttaattatcaGTTAAAAAAATGGTTAGCCAGTGATATTTTCACGAATTTTACACCAAATAACGAAATAGATCACCTAATTAGTTTGTTTGTGACAGTTGACCTAATCAATGCCTGCACATTATCTTATGCATTGTGTTTGAAATAACCCCTTAAAACTGTGAATTGCAATTTAATTTGCAGGTAAGAGAACTGTGAAAGGAAGCATGATTGGAAGCATAAAAGAAACACAAGAAATGATAGACATTTGTGGGAAGTATAATATAATGTGTGACATAGAGATAGTCACACCTGACAGGATTAATGAAGCTTATGAAAGGATTGAGAAAAACGATATTAAGTATCGGTTTGTGATTGATATTGCTGCTCAATCATCAAAACTTTAAGTACTTCAGGTTATTTTAATTGAGACCTGATAGAGAGAGAATATTGTACGCCTTTCATTCCTTTTCATGTAAAGTGTAAACTAATTTTTTTTGCTTGTTGCGTGGTATAATTTTATCAATCATAAGGATCACAAAAATATGTAGTCAGTTGTTATTCTTATTTTAACATTCGTTCTTTATGCTTTCTAGCCTTCGTTGAATGGATCATATGGTAGAATGGCTGATCTCATAAGCATTACTTAATAATTTCGCATAAGTACAGCCTAAATAGGTGCTCTTCATCTGCGTAGCCACCATTTTAAGTTTTCATCCGTATAGCCAATAAAACCCTCTGACATTATCGTCTGACTGACATCATCGCCTGACATCAATCTTATAAcgatctctttccttttctttttttctatttctccTATTTGTTTTTTTCTCTTCCAGATTAATGTGACTATCTGACAAAAAGTCAAGTCATCACGTGGTTTTAAATCCTTATTTTTCCCCTCTCTTTGCCTTATTTTTGTCCGAAATTTACCAAAAAAGGGAGTATACTGTCAttttatatagtatatatatttctACACAATTGTACATTGTGTACAATTgctcgtatatatatatatatatatttgccttATTTTTGTCCGAAATTTACCAAAAAAGGGAGTATACTGTCAttttatatagtatatatatttctACACAATTGTACATTGTGTACAATTGCTTACATTATTATATgctcgtatatatatatatatatatatatatatatatatatatatatatatatatataattatacgcacttatacatatttatacaatatatataatacatatgtATGAGTATATACAGCATATGCACtgaatgtacataaattcagcagGTATATTTTACACTAGAAAAAAACTTTCCAGCCATCATTAAATCTTTATTTCAACAAAAAGAATATACCATATAGAAAAAAGTGTCAAACTTCCCTGAAGACCTCTTATACAATAATAATGTATATACACCCTTATACActgaaaaaaatataattatacatcaTTATACACAAATCTACACACTTATACCTatttatacataattatataaTATTTGTATAAGTGTGCATAAACACCAGTGATACAGCATATGCACAGAAAATACCTTATGTGCATTACTACACCTCTGTTTTAACACCAATATTATCAAAAAGaacgagaagaagaagaagaagaagaagaagaagaagaagaagaagaagaagaagaagaagaagaagaaccaatCAGCTCAAGATAGGTCTAGATGAATCTCAAATTCTTAAAATTTGTCTCGCTCGATTAATAATACTATTATTAGTCAATACCCATCTGGATTGAAGCACCAATTCACAATGAAAACTTCCAGATCTGAAAACTTTAGCTTCGTAAGTGGTGGAATTATGATTTTTGGGACTTATATTTCGATACCAAATGCTCAGTAAGAGACTCGAGATTTATCAATCAAAATTACTTAAATCATTAATGGGTCAAATGTTTTCTTCCTCAATCTTTTCAACCGAACAACTAACTTCATATTCTTCATCTTACTCTAGACTTTCATCTTTTTGCATTAGGAAAGTTTGAGAGAATTAAAAAAAGTTAAGGAAAATTAGATCTGAAAATTAGAGAGGAGAAAAGATAGGATGAAAGATAGatttaaaaattaaagaagataGAAGATAAATATGGGAGATAAATCTAAAAAATATAGAGGATAGAATATGATGGCTTGTAGAGAATGAAGAGGCAAATGGGGAGAGAACATTTTGGCGTGTAGGAAAAAGGAGAACTAGTTCAGTGATTGAAATCTTTCTTTCAAATTCTATATAAACTGGGTTATACCGGGTAAACTTTAAAAACAtgggccattttttgttatggtgtgaagtcatgtgtatttttttgtaatttagcATCTATAGGGAATCTTATAGAAATGTCCCAAAAAAGTCcaaacttaccaacctctagccattaatcataggtttaccaaaactagccaaacacatataaaaattaaaaacacaaataaataaggttttttctctccaagaatcacacacaaagatctccttccatatttttaagcgtgattagcaacattagatgcaagacggaaagaAAATTTCGTGGATGAGATAGCAAATAAGACGATAaaatgcaaatatatatatatatatatatatatatatatatatatatatatatatatatatatataagattccaaaaatctaaCAAAATATGACTTTTTTCTATGGGCATGATTgagattcattgaaaacatatagatgagtcaatatataaattttgaggaagattggaggtgatttagATTGATTTagtatcaaaattcgtagttaaaatcgagttcaaaaaattcttctgcgacacatgtatcaaacatgtatctcacacacatgtATACATGGATATATATGTGATACccatttgatacaaatatgatacatgtttgatacatagtttgatacacatatcatttttttcatgttcatcttctacttcgaattttcaattcaaactacctcaaaactccatcaaatcatcccaaaattgagattcaagctccttaagatgtacccaatctattctaataacacccactcaaaagaaagcaaaaatttaaccttttttggctacaaatagctaattgactAATATTGGTAATATTTTAGGAATTGACCAATTTTGTAATAAGCTATTTATAAATAGTAATTGTTGATATTTTCCCTATAATATAGGGACATAGTGTGGAGCTAATCTCTagcttttatcaattttaatgaAAGCGTAAATGTCCGTAGGGGGTCACGGGAGTCCGTTGGCCTCTACAAAATCAAAATATATATAGGTATATACATATAGAACCCGTTAAATATTTTACTGGTGCCCTAAACTCACTAACTAAAGTTGGATGAGTGTATTTTGAAGCCCTTTCTCGCGCAGAATGTCTTGGGATCGAAACCAACTTCTCCTTTTTATAGGCCCTTTTACGTTACTGCTTCCAATGGTTGTTATACTTAGTAGTCAAGtgttttttaaatatttaaatctttttaagattaattattatttaatatttgtaTATAATAGTCAacttaatttaattaatattattCTTTTCAAGTCCCTCCCTCAATATAAAAAGCTTGCCCTTTAACAATTACTTCGACCATCTATCGATTCGGCGGCCAAAATTTATCGTTAGTAATTAACATATTTAAAGATAGTATGACCCTGTTAGATTCAAATCTCGGGTCCGCTTCTGCGTGACGGCTTTATAACTTAAAAGTTGCCATCGGATGCAAATATTTTTTAAGCACAAGCGTGTGGTATGTATTATGTAGGCAAAAGTATTTCCTTGGCATGTAGAATATAGGCACACacaacaaccaaaaaaaaaagagtacaaGTGGAATTGAAAAGACTAAAACCGATTTTTTAACAAAGTGATAAACATTGAGACCAATTACACTTGCTTCATGTTTGGTTTAAATCAATTTAGTTAATTTAGATTTTATTTACCCAAACAGCAATTTATCTCTGTTCAAACTGTTAATGAAATCGTAATTATTTGCTTCCAATATTGTTTTATTGATTAATTAGTTTATGAAAAAAGAAATCCTTATTGGAAGATACTATATATAAAAATTTGGTAGGCGTGTTATGGAACTTTTGCAGAAAATCAAAAATCTTATCCAAATTAcacatcaggttattaaattaaattgaaactaaaacaaattactaaattttaattattcaatttttaccaaactatatatataAGTTTTAGTAACAATTCAGACATGGAAGATATAGCACTAACCAATGAGGACAAAAGAACATATTTAAAAGGGGAttagaaatagaaaaataaaagccGAAAAGAGGGGAAGAAGTGCTAGTATTAAAATAGAACAAAATAATTAATTAGTAGTAGCAAGTTGTTGGGAAACATGCGGGCATCTTAGGGATTGAAGAAAGCATAAATTAAACCTTCATCcatccctctctctctctctttaaaacgaagaaaacaaaaagagaaaacaagaaaatggAGATATAAATTATAAAGGATTGATGGAATGGTGTGCGCAAGTGCACATGCTTAGGTGATCAAGTTGTTCAAAGTCACAAGCTTCCCACTTAATTAATTTCGTCAAGTTATCCTCCAACTGTCCCAGCTAATTCAGCCACTTTCTATGGCATTTCCTCCTACAAATTATTTCCCACTAACTAAACCAACCAAAATGAATTAATACGTGCTTCTGTTAAATTGCTCGGGCATTTGTTTTTGGGTTCAAAATACAAGACCATATGACGTGGCTATCTTTGGGGAAAGACCTTCACATGAGATACTCCCTTGAATTATTATCTGTAGATAGTTCTAGGTTGTCAGATTTATTTGAATCAAATTCTGTTACAAGTAGTCTTCTCCTTTTCACTCTTTAACATTATTTTTGTCAGTTTCCCTTTTTAGTCCTTTTCctcaatttttttcattttccaatgCTTACTTCAACTCCTTTGTTTGAATAACCCCCCCCTACTTCTAGTGTGGTTGTTTGTGACTTTTTGAGTTGTCCCCTCTCAATCTTTGCTCGAGTCTTCCTAAGTCCGTTTCAATTTGTGTGTCATATTTTTTTGATCTgtttcaataaataaataaattacatTTCATAGATTTTTAACTCCAATTTTCCATATAGTATATTTAAGACCATAAAATTCAAGCACATTTTTGATATATTACGcacatttttagtttaaaatcaCAGAATTTAAAAGTCTTTCATACTCTTTTATGATCGGTCAAACTATTATATATAAATTGAAATAGAGGGTGTAGTTATTGTGCTCCAACCATTTGCCATTTTCACAATATCAGATTTTGCTTACTTTATTGTAAATATCTCAAACTAGTACAGCTTTGATAACCGCGACGACAATTTCTATTTCTGGCTTGTTAATTCAATTGCTTTCCTAATCCAACTAAGTGTTGTATAGAGTATATTTTTTCTagtgttgtatatattttttctttggaGTTGGTCTTGTTCGCTGGTATTAGTTCTCCAAATGCTGTCCTAATTAGTTGCCCATCGAACGATTTTAAATGTGTAGTTACGAAAAATGACGCAAAAAAACAAAATCGATTGTGTATTGTTTGATTGCATTAAAACATGACTGTAATTGTACTTAATCGATCTTAGAATCAAGTTAAGTTGCTGGCTCAAGCTAATAGCTACTCAATGTGCT contains:
- the LOC104225458 gene encoding probable cinnamyl alcohol dehydrogenase 6, producing MAKTTPNHTQVVSGWAALDSSGKITPYIFNRRENGVNDVTIKILYCGICHTDLHYAKNDWGITMYPVVPGHEITGIVVEVGSNVTNFKTGDKVGVGCMSASCLECEFCKNSEENYCDKVQFTYNGVFWDGSITYGGYSKMLVADYRFVVAVPDNLPMDRAAPLLCAGVTVFCPMKDNNLIDSPRKKIGVIGLGGLGHLAIKFAKAFGHHVTVISTSLSKENEAKSKLGADDFIASSNTHQMQSRQKTLDFILDTVSANHSLGPYLELLKVKGTFVIVGAPDKPLGLPSFPLIFGKRTVKGSMIGSIKETQEMIDICGKYNIMCDIEIVTPDRINEAYERIEKNDIKYRFVIDIAAQSSKL